From Salinirubellus salinus, the proteins below share one genomic window:
- a CDS encoding cobyrinic acid a,c-diamide synthase, translating to MKGVVLAGTASGVGKTVATLATVRALERAGHAVQPAKAGPDFIDPSHHAAVAGRPSRTLDPWLQGETGLHRNYHRGEGDVCVVEGAMGLYDGDTSTAVVAEALSLPVVLVVDASAGMESVAASALGFREYADHADRDIDVVGVLAARAHGGRHERGIREALPDGLAYLGRVPPLDGLSIPERHLGLHLGSESPVDPGALDEAAAEIRVDRLLDVAREPPRSDAEREPQARVDRTVAVARDDAFAFCYPATLERLRERATVAVFSPVAGDPLPDCDAVYLPGGYPERHAATLASAPALDDVAGAAADGTPVLGECGGLMALAESLTTADGERHAMAGVLPADVRMHERYRALDHVELRARESTLTASEGATLRGHEFHYSSAEAAGDARFAFDTVRGTGLDSDHDGLTEHRTLGTYCHVHPESGAFDRFVDAL from the coding sequence GTGAAGGGGGTCGTGCTCGCCGGTACGGCCTCCGGCGTCGGGAAGACGGTGGCGACGCTCGCCACGGTTCGGGCGCTCGAACGGGCGGGCCACGCCGTCCAGCCGGCGAAGGCCGGGCCGGACTTCATCGACCCCAGCCACCACGCCGCCGTCGCCGGCCGACCGTCGCGGACGCTCGACCCGTGGCTCCAGGGGGAGACCGGCCTCCACCGGAACTATCACCGCGGCGAGGGCGACGTCTGCGTCGTCGAGGGGGCCATGGGGCTGTACGACGGCGACACGAGCACGGCCGTCGTCGCCGAGGCGCTCTCGCTCCCGGTCGTCCTCGTCGTCGACGCGAGTGCCGGGATGGAGAGCGTGGCCGCCAGCGCGCTCGGGTTCCGGGAGTACGCCGACCACGCCGACCGCGACATCGACGTGGTCGGCGTCCTCGCCGCGCGGGCTCACGGCGGACGCCACGAGCGGGGTATCCGCGAGGCGCTCCCCGACGGACTGGCGTATCTCGGTCGCGTCCCGCCGTTAGACGGCCTCTCGATACCGGAGCGCCACCTCGGCCTCCACCTGGGGAGCGAGTCGCCGGTCGACCCCGGGGCGCTGGACGAGGCCGCCGCAGAGATCCGTGTCGACCGACTGCTGGACGTGGCGCGCGAACCGCCTCGTTCCGACGCGGAACGGGAACCGCAGGCGCGAGTCGACCGGACGGTCGCCGTCGCCCGCGACGACGCGTTCGCGTTCTGCTACCCGGCGACCCTCGAACGGCTCCGCGAGCGGGCCACCGTCGCGGTGTTCTCGCCCGTCGCGGGCGACCCACTCCCCGACTGCGACGCGGTCTACCTCCCCGGTGGCTACCCGGAGCGCCACGCTGCGACGCTGGCTTCCGCCCCGGCACTCGACGACGTGGCCGGGGCGGCCGCAGACGGGACCCCCGTCCTCGGCGAGTGTGGCGGGCTGATGGCGCTGGCCGAGTCGCTCACCACCGCCGACGGCGAGAGACACGCGATGGCGGGTGTCCTGCCCGCCGACGTGCGGATGCACGAGCGGTACCGGGCGCTCGACCACGTGGAACTCAGGGCGCGCGAGTCGACGCTGACCGCCAGCGAGGGGGCGACCCTCCGGGGCCACGAGTTCCACTACTCGTCGGCCGAGGCCGCCGGTGACGCCCGGTTCGCGTTCGACACCGTCCGCGGCACCGGACTCGACAGCGACCACGACGGCCTCACCGAGCACCGCACGCTGGGGACGTACTGTCACGTCCACCCCGAGAGCGGCGCGTTCGACCGCTTCGTGGACGCGCTCTGA
- a CDS encoding adenosylcobinamide amidohydrolase has product MREPFTATVREGVLRVRQPGARWLSTGWDGGYERADAAYNVTVPEGWERTDLTAYAAERRREAGFDDGGPTLLTGVELQHARGARLGPVVAYATAGVSNPAALPLPDGGTATAPRPGTVNLVVGTTRALAEGTLATLLGAVVEAKTATLVAETGFTGTTSDAVVVGCAPAGERVTFAGSATEVGAAARACVREAVRASLDSRYAERERPESVAAAEYGVVTDERATVFTPEVSEP; this is encoded by the coding sequence ATGCGTGAGCCGTTCACCGCGACGGTCCGGGAGGGGGTCCTCCGGGTCCGACAGCCCGGTGCCCGCTGGCTCTCGACGGGGTGGGACGGGGGCTACGAGCGGGCCGACGCGGCCTACAACGTCACCGTCCCGGAGGGGTGGGAACGGACGGACCTCACCGCGTACGCCGCCGAGCGACGACGGGAGGCGGGGTTCGACGACGGTGGGCCGACGTTGCTGACCGGCGTCGAACTGCAGCACGCCCGCGGCGCGCGACTCGGGCCGGTGGTGGCCTACGCCACCGCGGGCGTGTCGAACCCGGCGGCGCTCCCGCTGCCCGACGGCGGGACGGCGACCGCTCCCCGACCCGGGACGGTCAACCTCGTGGTCGGGACGACCCGGGCGCTCGCCGAGGGGACGCTCGCCACCCTGCTCGGGGCTGTCGTCGAGGCGAAGACGGCCACGCTCGTCGCCGAGACGGGTTTTACGGGGACGACGAGCGACGCCGTCGTCGTCGGCTGTGCCCCGGCCGGCGAGCGGGTAACGTTCGCGGGGAGTGCGACCGAGGTGGGGGCGGCCGCCCGGGCCTGTGTCCGCGAGGCGGTGCGGGCGAGTCTCGACTCGCGGTACGCCGAGCGCGAGCGCCCCGAGTCGGTCGCCGCGGCGGAGTACGGCGTCGTCACCGACGAGCGCGCAACGGTGTTCACGCCGGAGGTGTCAGAGCCGTGA
- a CDS encoding aminotransferase class I/II-fold pyridoxal phosphate-dependent enzyme — protein MRRETVASVERVPHGSSDDPAVLDFSANTNPLVPEGIERVYREAFDASRRYAPEPPAAYAAAAAAYVDCDPAQVIPTPGGLAAIRRAVELAVSEGDTALVPAPSFGEYAREVRLQGGTPEFVPATDLLDADPSGHALAVVCNPNNPTGAAYDDDALHAFAARCRDAGTLLLVDEAFLGFTDRPSLAGTEGVVVARSLTKLFGLPGIRTGFAVATGEWHDALATARRPWNVSVPALRTGAFCMRREGFVAETRERVAEERERLREALSEWFAVHDSAAPFLLLDVGDRDPAALCEAALAEGVALRDATTFRGLDSHVRVAVRLPEEHDRLLAVLEAIDA, from the coding sequence GTGCGCCGTGAGACCGTCGCGTCAGTCGAGCGGGTCCCCCACGGGAGCAGCGACGACCCCGCAGTCCTCGACTTCAGCGCGAACACGAACCCGCTCGTCCCCGAGGGGATCGAACGGGTCTACCGCGAGGCGTTCGACGCGTCGCGACGCTACGCACCGGAACCGCCCGCAGCGTACGCGGCGGCCGCCGCGGCGTACGTCGACTGCGACCCCGCGCAGGTCATCCCGACGCCGGGCGGACTGGCGGCCATCCGCCGCGCTGTCGAACTCGCCGTGAGCGAGGGCGACACCGCGCTCGTCCCGGCCCCGAGTTTCGGGGAGTACGCCCGCGAGGTGCGCTTGCAGGGCGGCACGCCGGAGTTCGTCCCCGCGACCGACCTCCTCGACGCCGACCCGAGCGGCCACGCCCTCGCGGTCGTCTGCAACCCGAACAACCCGACCGGGGCGGCCTACGACGACGACGCGCTCCACGCGTTCGCGGCCCGCTGTCGGGACGCGGGGACACTCCTGCTCGTCGACGAGGCGTTCCTCGGGTTCACCGACCGGCCCTCGCTGGCTGGCACCGAGGGGGTGGTGGTCGCCCGCTCGCTCACCAAACTGTTCGGCCTCCCCGGCATCCGGACGGGGTTCGCCGTCGCCACCGGCGAGTGGCACGACGCGCTCGCCACCGCCCGCCGGCCGTGGAACGTGAGCGTCCCCGCGCTCCGGACCGGCGCGTTCTGCATGCGACGGGAGGGGTTCGTCGCGGAGACGCGCGAACGGGTCGCCGAGGAACGGGAACGGCTCCGCGAGGCGCTCTCCGAGTGGTTCGCGGTCCACGATTCGGCCGCCCCGTTCCTCCTGCTCGACGTGGGCGACCGGGACCCGGCGGCGCTCTGCGAGGCGGCGCTCGCCGAAGGGGTGGCGCTGCGCGACGCCACGACCTTCCGGGGGCTCGACTCGCACGTCCGCGTCGCGGTCCGACTCCCCGAGGAGCACGACCGGCTGCTGGCCGTGCTGGAGGCTATCGATGCGTGA
- the cobT gene encoding nicotinate mononucleotide-dependent phosphoribosyltransferase CobT yields MTDARFALVVGTTETATIDGISAAGAAPEVMRYTPVADAELLYYGRPTRSPAVPVSPTGCPTPALVTRAVRELVGFDPLVVEAGLAESTGAPTLSVGPTPGRDVRDPEAVPDAPAIVERAREVGRSLHDAELVVGESVPGGTTTALGVFEALGVADSVSSSLPENPLSLKRRVVEESLAASGAEAGSLAGRPVEAVRATGDPVLAAVFGLAEGALATDTAVTLAGGTQMLAVAALLRHGGYGGDLTVATTPFVAADDSAATRETAAALDVDLVVTDPGFESSDHVAAERFLHGEAKEGAGMGGALALADREGVPMAAVRDRLFERYDALLGGEDGAP; encoded by the coding sequence GTGACCGACGCGCGCTTCGCGCTGGTCGTCGGCACCACCGAGACGGCCACCATCGACGGCATCAGCGCCGCGGGCGCGGCCCCCGAGGTGATGCGCTACACACCGGTGGCCGACGCGGAACTCCTGTACTACGGCCGGCCGACGCGGTCGCCCGCCGTCCCGGTCAGCCCAACGGGCTGTCCCACACCGGCGCTGGTGACCCGCGCGGTCCGGGAACTGGTCGGCTTCGACCCGCTCGTGGTGGAGGCGGGGCTGGCCGAGTCCACCGGGGCACCGACGCTCTCGGTCGGACCGACACCCGGCCGCGACGTGCGCGACCCCGAGGCCGTTCCGGACGCGCCTGCCATCGTCGAGCGCGCCCGCGAGGTGGGCCGGTCGCTCCACGACGCCGAACTGGTGGTCGGCGAGAGCGTCCCCGGCGGGACCACGACGGCACTCGGCGTCTTCGAGGCGCTCGGGGTCGCCGACTCGGTCTCCTCCTCGCTCCCGGAGAACCCGCTCTCGCTGAAGCGCCGCGTGGTCGAGGAGTCGCTGGCCGCGAGCGGCGCCGAGGCGGGGAGCCTCGCCGGCCGACCGGTCGAGGCGGTGCGTGCCACGGGGGACCCGGTGCTGGCGGCCGTCTTCGGCCTCGCGGAGGGCGCGCTCGCCACCGACACCGCGGTGACGCTCGCCGGCGGCACCCAGATGCTCGCCGTCGCCGCCCTGCTCCGGCACGGCGGCTACGGTGGAGACCTGACCGTGGCGACCACGCCGTTCGTGGCTGCGGACGACTCGGCGGCGACCCGTGAGACGGCCGCGGCACTCGACGTCGACCTCGTCGTCACCGACCCCGGCTTCGAGTCGAGCGACCACGTCGCGGCCGAGCGCTTCCTGCACGGCGAGGCCAAGGAGGGCGCCGGGATGGGCGGGGCGCTCGCCCTCGCCGACCGCGAGGGGGTGCCGATGGCGGCCGTCCGCGACCGCCTGTTCGAGCGGTACGACGCGCTCCTCGGGGGTGAGGACGGTGCGCCGTGA
- a CDS encoding NTP transferase domain-containing protein has protein sequence MCGGRGTRLDTDREKPLLDVGGRPMVDRVHEALTASRVESVHAVTSPATPRTREHCRERGVRVLDAPGDGYVADLSWALDRLALGESPVLTVVADLPLLDAEVVDAVLDTHEGGSLTVCVPVALKRRLGVRVDSTLPDRDLAPTGLNVVAPDSDDEPMTLDDPRLAVNVNRLRDAMVAEALL, from the coding sequence ATGTGCGGCGGCCGTGGCACCCGGCTGGACACGGACCGCGAGAAACCCCTGCTCGACGTGGGGGGCCGTCCGATGGTCGACCGGGTCCACGAGGCGCTGACCGCGAGTCGCGTCGAGTCCGTCCACGCCGTCACCTCCCCCGCGACGCCGCGGACCCGCGAGCACTGCCGCGAACGCGGCGTCCGGGTCCTCGACGCCCCCGGTGACGGCTACGTGGCCGACCTCTCGTGGGCGCTGGACCGACTCGCTCTCGGCGAGTCGCCCGTCCTGACGGTCGTCGCGGACCTGCCACTCCTCGACGCCGAGGTGGTCGACGCGGTCCTCGACACCCACGAGGGCGGCTCGCTGACGGTCTGTGTCCCCGTCGCGCTGAAGCGACGCCTCGGCGTGCGCGTCGATTCGACGCTTCCCGACCGCGACCTCGCGCCGACCGGGCTGAACGTGGTCGCACCCGATTCCGACGACGAACCCATGACACTCGACGACCCCCGACTGGCGGTGAACGTGAACCGACTCCGAGACGCGATGGTGGCGGAGGCCCTGCTGTGA
- the cobS gene encoding adenosylcobinamide-GDP ribazoletransferase, translating into MSAPAALRGAVGFLTRLPVGHDEAGWEAFRAAPWTFPVVGALVGVLVALPLALPVGAPTAALLFVLAVYGVTGINHLDGVADLGDAAVVHGTSEDRRDVLKDTTVGVGAVLAVALVVLGLGTAGLALAVLPVGALALVVAAEVGAKTVTALLVCLGDAPHEGLGSALTGPNGDRDAGPVLALALPVILLGLGGSTTLDAVLALLVTLLVAVLTGLLVWRWARPNLGGVNGDVLGATTELARVAALHAGVVAWTQF; encoded by the coding sequence GTGAGCGCGCCGGCCGCGCTCCGTGGCGCCGTCGGCTTCCTCACCCGGCTGCCGGTCGGCCACGACGAGGCCGGCTGGGAGGCGTTCCGCGCCGCACCGTGGACGTTCCCGGTCGTCGGCGCGCTCGTGGGCGTGCTCGTCGCACTGCCGCTCGCGCTCCCCGTCGGTGCGCCCACCGCGGCGCTCCTGTTCGTCCTCGCTGTCTACGGCGTCACCGGTATCAACCACCTCGACGGCGTGGCCGACCTCGGCGACGCGGCCGTCGTCCACGGGACGAGCGAGGACCGCCGCGACGTGCTGAAGGACACCACGGTCGGCGTGGGGGCGGTGCTCGCCGTCGCCCTCGTCGTCCTCGGACTCGGCACGGCGGGTCTCGCGCTCGCCGTGCTCCCGGTCGGGGCGCTCGCCCTCGTCGTCGCCGCGGAGGTGGGTGCGAAGACGGTGACGGCCCTGCTCGTCTGTCTCGGCGACGCCCCACACGAGGGGCTGGGGTCGGCGCTCACCGGCCCGAACGGGGACCGCGACGCGGGGCCGGTCCTCGCGCTCGCGCTCCCCGTCATCCTGCTGGGTCTCGGCGGCTCGACCACGCTCGACGCCGTCCTCGCGCTCCTCGTCACCCTCCTCGTGGCCGTGCTGACCGGCCTCCTCGTCTGGCGCTGGGCGCGCCCGAACCTCGGCGGTGTCAACGGCGACGTGCTCGGGGCGACCACGGAACTGGCGCGGGTCGCCGCGCTCCACGCGGGGGTGGTTGCGTGGACGCAGTTCTGA
- the cbiB gene encoding adenosylcobinamide-phosphate synthase CbiB translates to MGLTAVAAVGLAFALDATVEEFPGRIHPVALFGRLVAPFDRSWSRPRTAGLVAALCLPLGFAGVAYALVALASGSVVLTAIVAGLALFATTSRRMLVSAAREVVAASETDLDAARDSLLALAGRDASALSAGELRSAAVESAAENLADGLVAPILAFALGAQLSLALGVAAAAWVKGVNTLDSMLGYRSKPVGWASARLDDAVMWLPARLSAVLVALARPAPRALTTARRWARTPPSPNSGWPMATLAVAIDVELTKPGVYTLNPDADLPTPERARLGVRTVAVAGLLAFALAAVAVGVRP, encoded by the coding sequence ATGGGACTGACCGCGGTGGCCGCGGTCGGACTCGCGTTCGCGCTCGACGCGACGGTCGAGGAGTTCCCCGGCCGCATCCACCCCGTCGCGCTGTTCGGCCGACTGGTCGCGCCGTTCGACCGGTCGTGGTCCCGACCCCGCACGGCCGGGTTGGTCGCCGCGCTCTGTCTCCCGCTGGGGTTCGCCGGTGTCGCCTACGCGCTGGTCGCGCTCGCGTCGGGCAGTGTGGTCCTGACCGCAATCGTCGCGGGTCTCGCGCTGTTCGCCACCACCAGCCGCCGGATGCTGGTCTCGGCCGCCCGCGAGGTGGTCGCGGCGAGCGAGACGGACCTCGACGCCGCCCGCGACTCCCTGCTCGCGCTCGCCGGGCGTGACGCGAGCGCCCTCTCGGCCGGCGAACTGCGGAGCGCGGCCGTCGAGAGTGCCGCCGAGAACCTCGCCGACGGGCTGGTCGCCCCGATTCTCGCCTTCGCGCTCGGTGCCCAGCTCTCGCTGGCACTGGGCGTCGCCGCCGCCGCGTGGGTGAAGGGCGTGAACACGCTCGATTCGATGCTCGGCTACCGCTCGAAACCGGTCGGCTGGGCCAGCGCCCGTCTCGACGACGCCGTGATGTGGCTCCCGGCGCGGCTGAGTGCCGTGCTGGTCGCGCTCGCCCGGCCCGCCCCGCGGGCACTCACGACGGCTCGCCGGTGGGCACGGACCCCGCCGTCACCGAACTCGGGGTGGCCGATGGCGACGCTCGCTGTCGCGATAGACGTCGAACTGACGAAACCGGGTGTCTACACGCTCAACCCGGACGCTGACCTGCCGACGCCCGAGCGGGCCCGACTCGGCGTGCGGACCGTCGCCGTCGCGGGGCTGCTCGCGTTCGCGCTGGCCGCCGTCGCGGTGGGGGTGCGACCGTGA
- a CDS encoding DUF502 domain-containing protein produces the protein MEPRTALRNSLVTGLVLLAPLAVTVFVLQFVFTRLTRLLDPIVQTSEIQAVAANDLLVAQALSALLVVSVITLLGFLAQRSGGERVIDTVDRLFSLVPLVNVVYTGVRQVSDALSAGEGRYQRVVLVEYPRLDVLSLGFVTGDGPSEADAVAGEETEFVIVPHSPNPTAGQLIIVPSSNVHETDISVRRALRLLVTTGVAESEDELVELQGEVEDRTPHVDPVATDDD, from the coding sequence ATGGAACCCCGGACGGCGTTGCGCAACAGCCTGGTGACGGGGCTGGTGTTGCTCGCCCCGCTCGCGGTCACCGTGTTCGTCCTGCAGTTCGTCTTCACCCGCCTGACGCGCCTGCTCGACCCCATCGTCCAGACCAGCGAGATACAGGCCGTCGCGGCGAACGACCTGCTCGTCGCGCAGGCGCTGTCCGCGCTGCTCGTCGTCTCGGTCATCACGCTCCTCGGCTTCCTCGCCCAGCGGTCGGGCGGCGAGCGCGTGATCGACACGGTCGACCGCCTGTTCTCGCTCGTCCCACTGGTGAACGTCGTCTACACGGGCGTCCGGCAGGTCTCCGACGCGCTCTCGGCGGGCGAGGGGCGCTACCAGCGGGTCGTCCTCGTCGAGTACCCGCGACTGGACGTGCTCTCGCTCGGCTTCGTCACCGGCGACGGACCGAGTGAGGCCGACGCGGTGGCCGGCGAGGAGACGGAGTTCGTCATCGTCCCGCACTCGCCGAACCCGACCGCCGGACAGCTCATCATCGTCCCGAGCAGCAACGTCCACGAGACGGACATCTCGGTGCGCCGGGCGCTCCGATTGCTCGTCACGACTGGCGTGGCCGAGAGCGAGGACGAGCTCGTCGAACTCCAGGGAGAGGTCGAGGACCGGACCCCACACGTCGACCCGGTGGCGACCGACGACGACTGA
- a CDS encoding NUDIX hydrolase: MRDRDDDGETDPLAWTTTDSETDYTCPGFDVRRDEVRFPDGTTGEFHSVTDDPSVVVLPFTTDGDVVVIEEWRQAVRRVNLGLPAGGLEGDEDPAAAVHRELAEETGYEAGAVEELAVYEPANGLFDVTFHYFVAHGCEPTAEQDLDHNESIRVDTRTFTDLRDRALAGDLRDGRSALAVLQYALQAE; the protein is encoded by the coding sequence ATGCGTGACCGCGACGACGACGGCGAGACCGATCCGCTCGCGTGGACGACGACCGACTCCGAGACGGACTACACCTGTCCGGGGTTCGACGTGCGCCGCGACGAGGTCCGGTTCCCCGACGGGACGACGGGGGAGTTCCACAGCGTCACCGACGACCCCTCGGTCGTGGTCCTCCCGTTCACCACGGACGGCGACGTGGTCGTCATCGAGGAGTGGCGACAGGCCGTCCGCCGGGTCAACCTCGGCCTCCCGGCCGGCGGCCTCGAAGGCGACGAGGACCCGGCCGCGGCCGTCCACCGCGAACTCGCCGAGGAGACGGGCTACGAGGCGGGCGCGGTGGAGGAACTCGCGGTCTACGAGCCGGCGAACGGCCTGTTCGACGTCACCTTCCACTACTTCGTCGCGCACGGCTGCGAGCCGACGGCCGAACAGGACCTCGACCACAACGAGTCCATCCGGGTCGACACCCGGACGTTCACCGACCTGCGCGACCGAGCCCTCGCGGGAGACCTGCGCGACGGCCGCTCGGCGCTGGCGGTGCTCCAGTACGCGCTGCAGGCGGAGTGA
- a CDS encoding DUF7344 domain-containing protein yields MTLDSRVSDERRSGPPSTNTVFELLDNQRRRAVVHYLQQRGQPVTLRELSRQVAAWENHEPLDEVTPTERHRVYNALQQQHLPKMDRAAVVEYDRDRGTVAPTSKLEDLQVYLEVVHSDDIPWSTYYLMLGLLGVVVTAAVAIGVVGGVSGLAVALGLAVSLVVSALVHSYRTRQMSLGGAGPPPELSP; encoded by the coding sequence GTGACACTCGACAGCCGGGTGTCCGACGAGCGGCGCAGCGGCCCGCCGTCGACGAACACGGTGTTCGAGCTGCTCGACAACCAGCGGCGGCGCGCGGTCGTCCACTACCTCCAGCAGCGTGGCCAGCCGGTGACGCTCCGTGAGCTCTCTCGACAGGTGGCCGCCTGGGAGAACCACGAACCGCTGGACGAGGTCACGCCGACCGAGCGCCACCGGGTGTACAACGCCCTCCAGCAACAGCACCTCCCCAAGATGGACCGGGCTGCCGTCGTCGAGTACGACCGCGACCGCGGCACGGTCGCCCCCACCTCGAAACTGGAGGACCTGCAGGTGTACCTCGAGGTGGTCCACAGTGACGACATCCCGTGGAGCACCTACTACCTGATGCTCGGGCTCCTCGGGGTGGTGGTCACGGCCGCCGTCGCCATCGGCGTGGTCGGCGGGGTGTCTGGTCTCGCGGTGGCCCTGGGACTCGCGGTGTCTCTGGTGGTCTCGGCGCTCGTCCACAGTTACCGGACTCGTCAGATGAGCCTCGGGGGCGCCGGCCCACCGCCGGAGCTCTCGCCGTAG
- a CDS encoding nucleoside phosphorylase: MAKQPHVLCEPGDVHDLALLPGDPDRVDRIAGLCDSHELVAENREYRVVNATYGDRELTLCSTGIGCPSAAIAVEELAAVGVETFVRVGTTGALQRGMEIGDMVVATGAAKDEGTTKRYEDETVPAVPDYDVLSALVDAAEANDEDVHVGPIASDDAFYAETDAYVEDWEAAGLLSVEMEAAAIFTLARRKGLRAGAICTVDGNLVEGTQKGETEGEELPEKAKDNVERAIRISLDAAAGL; encoded by the coding sequence ATGGCGAAACAGCCGCACGTACTCTGCGAGCCGGGTGACGTCCACGACCTCGCGCTGCTGCCGGGCGACCCCGACCGCGTCGACCGTATCGCCGGGCTCTGTGACTCCCACGAACTCGTCGCCGAGAACCGGGAGTATCGCGTCGTCAACGCGACCTACGGCGACCGGGAGCTGACGCTCTGTTCGACCGGCATCGGCTGCCCCTCCGCGGCCATCGCGGTCGAGGAGCTCGCTGCCGTCGGCGTGGAGACGTTCGTCCGCGTCGGCACGACCGGGGCGCTCCAGCGCGGGATGGAGATCGGCGACATGGTCGTCGCCACCGGCGCCGCGAAGGACGAGGGGACGACGAAACGCTACGAGGACGAGACGGTCCCCGCGGTGCCGGACTACGACGTCCTGTCGGCACTCGTGGATGCGGCCGAAGCGAACGACGAGGACGTACACGTGGGGCCCATCGCCTCCGACGACGCGTTCTACGCCGAGACCGACGCCTACGTCGAGGACTGGGAGGCCGCGGGCCTGCTCTCGGTCGAGATGGAGGCGGCGGCTATCTTCACGCTCGCGCGGCGCAAGGGACTCCGCGCGGGCGCCATCTGCACCGTCGACGGCAACCTCGTCGAGGGGACACAGAAGGGCGAGACGGAGGGGGAGGAGCTCCCCGAGAAGGCGAAGGACAACGTCGAGCGGGCCATCCGAATCTCGCTCGACGCCGCTGCTGGGCTCTGA